A single Oleidesulfovibrio alaskensis DSM 16109 DNA region contains:
- a CDS encoding double-cubane-cluster-containing anaerobic reductase: MSNPAYTAMWEKLNLDIPAHDGLLEVLGKFYGDIYMSQQGRLQGMEYLDFVLSEVHGLRIQELQQAKEQGKKIIGTFCVFVPEEITLAAGAVHVGLCSGADAGTEEAEKLVPRNTCALIKSFIGFKLARLCPFTESCDLVVGETTCDGKKKAYEAFAEHVPMHVMEVPNTKSDAARDLFKTEVLRYMQALQQLTGTAITPQALASGIRTVNAKRRALQRLSALRSADPAPISGRDALLINQVSFYDDPERFTRSINTLCDQMEERIARKEGIAPAGTPRLLLSGCPMAVPNWKLPYIMESSGAVIVGEESCIGTRNTRDLVDESQETLDGMIDALVDRYMKIDCACFTPNTERLHNVTAMAQELKADGIVHYALKFCQPYAHEAFKIEKAAREKDIPVLSVETDYSMEDAEQLKTRVEAFVEMVRG; encoded by the coding sequence ATGAGCAACCCGGCATACACAGCAATGTGGGAAAAACTCAATCTCGACATTCCCGCTCATGACGGACTTCTGGAAGTACTGGGCAAATTTTACGGCGATATCTACATGTCGCAGCAGGGCCGCCTGCAGGGCATGGAATATCTGGATTTTGTACTTTCAGAAGTACACGGTCTGCGCATACAGGAACTGCAGCAGGCTAAAGAGCAGGGCAAGAAGATCATCGGCACGTTCTGTGTCTTTGTTCCCGAAGAAATCACACTGGCTGCCGGTGCCGTGCATGTGGGGCTGTGCTCCGGTGCCGATGCAGGAACCGAAGAAGCGGAAAAGCTCGTTCCCCGCAATACCTGCGCCCTTATCAAATCCTTCATCGGTTTCAAACTGGCACGCCTGTGTCCGTTTACCGAATCCTGTGATCTGGTGGTGGGAGAAACCACCTGCGACGGCAAGAAAAAAGCTTATGAAGCCTTTGCAGAACATGTTCCCATGCATGTGATGGAGGTACCCAACACAAAAAGCGATGCCGCGCGCGATCTTTTTAAAACCGAAGTGCTGCGCTACATGCAGGCGTTGCAACAGCTCACCGGCACGGCCATAACTCCGCAGGCGCTTGCCTCGGGCATCCGCACCGTCAACGCCAAACGCCGGGCACTGCAGCGTCTTTCCGCCCTGCGCAGCGCCGATCCCGCCCCCATATCCGGACGGGACGCCCTGCTTATCAATCAGGTTTCATTCTACGACGACCCGGAACGCTTCACCCGCTCCATAAACACGCTGTGCGACCAGATGGAAGAACGCATAGCGCGCAAGGAAGGCATAGCCCCCGCAGGCACACCGCGTCTGCTGCTTTCAGGATGCCCCATGGCCGTCCCCAACTGGAAACTGCCTTACATCATGGAAAGCTCCGGCGCCGTGATAGTGGGAGAAGAGTCCTGCATCGGCACGCGCAACACACGCGACCTTGTGGATGAATCGCAGGAGACCCTTGACGGAATGATAGACGCGCTGGTGGACAGATATATGAAAATCGACTGCGCCTGCTTTACCCCCAACACGGAACGGCTGCACAATGTCACCGCCATGGCGCAGGAACTGAAAGCGGACGGCATAGTGCACTATGCCCTCAAGTTCTGTCAGCCCTATGCGCACGAAGCCTTTAAAATTGAAAAAGCAGCCCGCGAGAAAGACATCCCCGTACTCAGTGTGGAAACCGACTACTCCATGGAAGACGCGGAACAGCTGAAAACCCGCGTTGAAGCTTTTGTGGAAATGGTGCGCGGATAA
- a CDS encoding acyl-CoA dehydratase activase — protein sequence MLTAGIDIGSRSIELVVQKDGTTVHSARSDTTFDPRTQVRAVMQGWRPDILVATGYGRALVEQMDMAGRVETVTEIKAHALGAASCFPQARTVLDIGGQDTKAIALTPQGKVARFEMNDRCAAGTGKFLEYTATVFQIPVAEFGLYALKGQNPPVISSMCTVFAETEATSLMAQGIAAPDIALGLHCAIARRTLSMLDRIDCQPPLVFAGGVARNPCMRMLIARELRLIQDETLLVADRPDMNGALGAAVHALRLATAG from the coding sequence ATGCTCACAGCCGGCATAGACATAGGGTCGCGCTCCATCGAACTGGTGGTCCAAAAGGACGGTACAACCGTACACAGTGCACGCTCTGACACGACCTTTGACCCCAGAACACAGGTGCGGGCGGTCATGCAGGGGTGGCGCCCGGATATTCTGGTGGCCACGGGCTACGGCAGAGCACTTGTGGAGCAGATGGATATGGCCGGCCGGGTGGAAACCGTAACGGAAATCAAGGCGCACGCTCTGGGTGCCGCGTCGTGCTTTCCGCAGGCCCGGACAGTACTGGACATAGGCGGACAGGACACCAAGGCCATTGCCCTTACCCCGCAGGGCAAAGTGGCGCGCTTTGAAATGAACGACCGCTGCGCCGCGGGTACCGGCAAGTTTCTGGAATACACGGCCACGGTGTTTCAGATTCCCGTGGCCGAGTTCGGCCTGTACGCGCTGAAAGGACAAAATCCGCCGGTCATCAGCAGCATGTGCACCGTTTTTGCCGAAACAGAGGCAACATCACTCATGGCGCAGGGCATCGCCGCCCCGGACATCGCTCTCGGGCTGCACTGTGCCATAGCGCGGCGCACGCTTTCCATGCTGGACCGCATTGACTGTCAGCCCCCGCTGGTTTTTGCCGGCGGGGTGGCCCGCAACCCGTGCATGCGCATGCTCATCGCCCGCGAGCTGCGCCTCATACAGGACGAAACACTGCTCGTGGCCGACAGGCCCGACATGAACGGCGCACTGGGTGCCGCGGTGCATGCACTGCGGCTTGCTACCGCCGGCTGA
- a CDS encoding LysR family transcriptional regulator, with translation MELEIDLLRCFAAVAEEGGFTAAGSRIGLTQSAVSQRIRRLEDRLGRRLLVRTTRTLSLSTEGEMLLHYAQRMLALHDEALARLSASSIKGALRIGFVDYFGPDAMPETIRQFIRSFPDIHLELHAGLGMELRQLFDHGKLDVLVAGDDGQHTGTCIARDTLVWACHTAYNCAAARPAFMLDHLAAEPAATGAPVPLVALPLPCVFRSAAIAALESLQRPWEVVFTATGMASVLAAVRAGLGITVLPRSALTPDLKIPAPEEGFPPLPAFSTCIYANDNVNLQALEALTRHLRQQLGTQRA, from the coding sequence ATGGAACTGGAAATTGATCTGCTGCGCTGCTTTGCCGCGGTGGCGGAAGAAGGCGGCTTCACTGCGGCGGGCAGCCGTATTGGCCTTACGCAGTCCGCCGTCAGTCAGCGCATACGCAGACTGGAAGACAGGCTGGGGCGCAGGCTTTTGGTGCGCACAACCCGTACCCTGAGCCTGAGCACCGAAGGAGAAATGCTGCTGCATTACGCCCAGCGCATGCTGGCCCTGCATGACGAAGCACTTGCGCGGCTGAGTGCTTCCAGCATCAAAGGGGCCTTGCGCATCGGATTTGTGGACTATTTCGGGCCTGACGCCATGCCGGAAACCATCCGGCAATTTATCAGAAGCTTTCCGGACATCCACCTTGAACTCCATGCCGGGCTGGGCATGGAACTGCGCCAGCTTTTCGACCACGGCAAACTGGATGTACTGGTGGCAGGCGATGACGGACAGCACACCGGAACCTGTATTGCCCGCGATACTCTGGTCTGGGCCTGCCATACCGCATACAACTGCGCCGCAGCGCGCCCTGCGTTCATGCTTGACCACCTTGCAGCTGAACCGGCGGCCACCGGTGCTCCGGTACCGCTGGTGGCGCTGCCGCTGCCCTGCGTGTTTCGCAGCGCGGCCATTGCCGCACTGGAATCACTGCAGCGCCCATGGGAGGTGGTCTTTACCGCCACGGGCATGGCCAGCGTACTTGCTGCCGTACGCGCCGGACTGGGCATCACCGTGCTGCCCCGCAGCGCCCTGACCCCCGACCTGAAAATTCCCGCACCGGAGGAAGGGTTCCCCCCGCTTCCGGCCTTTTCCACCTGCATCTACGCCAACGACAATGTCAATCTGCAAGCACTGGAGGCGCTTACCCGCCACCTGCGTCAGCAGCTTGGTACACAGCGGGCATAG